A window of the Mus pahari chromosome 1, PAHARI_EIJ_v1.1, whole genome shotgun sequence genome harbors these coding sequences:
- the Ctsc gene encoding dipeptidyl peptidase 1 isoform X2, translating to MGPWTHSLSAALLLMLLGVCTVRSDTPANCTYPDLLGTWVFQVGPRHSRSDINCSVMDRTEEKVVVHLKKLDTAYDELGNSGHFTLIYNQGFEIVLNDYKWFAFFKDVTDFISQLFMQLGTVGMYDLPHLKNKLVFK from the exons ATGGGTCCCTGGACCCACTCCTTGAGCGCTGCCCTGCTGCTGATGCTTTTGGGAGTCTGCACCGTGCGCTCCGACACTCCTGCCAACTGCACCTACCCTGATCTGCTGGGAACCTGGGTGTTCCAGGTGGGCCCTAGGCATTCCCGAAGCGACATTAACTGCTCGGTGATGG acaggacAGAAGAAAAGGTAGTGGTACACCTTAAGAAGTTGGATACTGCCTACGATGAGCTGGGCAATTCTGGGCATTTTACCCTCATTTACAACCAAGGCTTCGAGATTGTGTTGAATGACTACAAATGGTTTGCGTTTTTCAAG GATGTCACTGATTTTATCAGTCAGTTGTTCATGCAGCTGGGAACTGTGGGAATGTATGATTTGCCACATCTGAAGAACAAACTGG tttttaaataG